The proteins below are encoded in one region of Mauremys reevesii isolate NIE-2019 linkage group 15, ASM1616193v1, whole genome shotgun sequence:
- the LOC120383623 gene encoding olfactory receptor 14A16-like, with translation MSNRTTMTEFLLLGFSEVRELQILHFVVFLVIYLAALVGNLLIFMVIVFDHKLHTPMYFFLMNLSIVDLGSISVTVPKSMANSLMNTKSISYAGCVTQVFFLLFLLVADYSLLIVMAYDRYVAICQPLHYETMMNSRACVQMAAGAWISGILYSVLHTGNTFALTFCRGNMVDQFFCEIPRLLKLTCSDSYMSEVGVLDFSICLVLGCFIFIIVSYVQIFKSVLGIPSEQGRHKAFSTCLPHLTVVSLLVCTGVFAYLKPTSSSSSALDLVLAVLYSVLQPIMNPVIYSMRNKEIKAALRRLTGCR, from the coding sequence atgtccaaccgAACCACCATGACTGaattccttctcctgggattctctgaagttcgggagctgcagattttgcactttgtggtgtttctagtgATTTATCTGGCAGCCCTGGTGGGGAATCTTCTCATCTTCATGGTTATAGTCTTCGACCACAAACTTCACactcccatgtacttcttcctgatgaatcTGTCCATCGTAGACCTTGGCTCCAtctctgtcactgtccccaaatccatggccaacTCCCTTATGAACACCAAGTCCATTTCCTATGCTGGATGTGTTACTCAagtctttttcctcctcttcttgcTGGTAGCAGATTATTCCCTTCTTATCGTCATGGCGTATGACCGATAtgtcgccatctgccaaccactgcatTATGAGACAATGATGAACAGcagagcttgtgtccaaatggcagctgGTGCCTGGATCAGTGGGATTCTCTACTCTGTGCTACACACTGGGAACACGTTTGCATTGACCTTCTGTAGAGGCAACAtggtggatcagttcttctgtgaaatcccccgGCTACTCAAGCTCACCTGCTCTGACTCATATATGAGTGAAGTTGGGGTTCTTGACTTTAGTATATGTTTAGTCTTAGGCTGCTTTATTTTTATCATTGTGtcatatgttcagatcttcaaatCAGTCCTCGgaatcccctctgagcagggccggcataaagccttctccacctgccttccTCACCTCACTGTGGTCTCCTTGCTTGTTTGCACTGGCGTCTTTGCCTACCTaaaacccacctccagctcctcatctgcTCTGGATCTTGTCTTGGCTGTTCTCTATTCTGTATTGCAACCAATCATGAATCCAGTTATCTACAGCATGAGAAACAAGGAGATCAAAGCTGCCCTGAGGAGACTGACTGGGTGTAGATAA
- the LOC120383624 gene encoding olfactory receptor 6J1-like: MFWTRNLGWRTSYQRNTISFYGCLAQSYFYFLLGISENVLLAMMSCVQYVAICYPLNYSTIMNRKVCVWLVMGSWMWGFFSILAPTMIKLELPCCGPNIINHFFCYHAPLLYLVCAVIRLVEFIDFIISLSVLLGSLLLMVISYMYIICTIICIPSAKGREKAFSTRASHFTVVTISYSTSIFIYIRHSQPPFFVWLVPCLVLRENQMWFCPVSQTREACKVTLVDGATAFPEVPECPIFLECISGQPS; encoded by the coding sequence ATGTTCTGGACAAGAAACCTCGGCTGGAGAACTTCCTATCAGAGGAATACCATCTCCTTTTATGGCTGCCTGGCTCAGTCTTACTTCTATTTCCTGCTGGGCATTTCAGAGAATGTCTTGTTGGCCATGATGTCCTGCGTTCAATATGTGGCCATATGTTACCCACTGAACTATAGCACTATCATGAATAGAAAGGTCTGTGTCTGGTTGGTGATGGGATCATGGATGTGGGGATTCTTCTCCATCTTGGCCCCTACCATGATCAAACTTGAATTGCCCTGCTGTGGCCCCAACATCATCAACCATTTCTTCTGCTATCATGCCCCCTTGTTATACCTCGTCTGTGCCGTCATCCGGCTGGTGGAATTCATCGACTTCATCATCTCGCTGTCTGTGTTGCTAGGCTCCCTGCTGCTGATGGTCATCTCCTACATGTATATTATCTGCACCATCATCTGTATCCCATCTGCCAAGGGCAGGGAGAAAGCTTTCTCCACCCGTGCATCTCATTTCACTGTGGTTACCATTAGCTACAGCACCTCCATCTTCATCTACATTAGGCACTCGCAGCCCCCCTTCTTTGTGTGGCTTGTCCCCTGTCTGGTACTGAGAGAAAACCAGATGTGGTTTTGTCCAGTATCACAGACTAGGGAGGCATGCAAGGTCACACTGGTGGATGGGGCCACAGCTTTCCCAGAAGTACCAGAATGTCCGATATTCCTGGAATGCATCAGTGGACAACCTAGTTGA